A section of the Pleuronectes platessa chromosome 7, fPlePla1.1, whole genome shotgun sequence genome encodes:
- the pnpla2 gene encoding patatin-like phospholipase domain-containing protein 2 has protein sequence MPRTADGMFPIDSPWNISFAGCGFLGIYHVGVASCLLEQAPFLVLDARHIYGASAGALTATALVTGVCLGEAGASIIDVAKEARKRFLGPMHPSFNLVKIMRLMLARILPDDCHHLANGRLGISLTRVADGENVLVSHYNNKEEVIQACVCSAYIPVYCGLIPPTLQGVRYVDGGISDNLPQYELKNTITVSPFSGESDICPRDTSTNIHELRFTNTSIQFTLTNLYRVSRALFPPDPMVMKAMCKQGYKDALDFLKKNGLLNFNGPLRDRPLLTNDEGHKHFHKEKEAEDEKPHLEEKVVMFHRSSSVEEHIIANLPPALHKALVEACTERRSLVQSLSNLLPMRMASAMMLPYTLPLESAVSMTLRLLEWLPDVQEDVGWIREQILKLLQHVLRQASNSISQHVFLEMKWISCQLELHQCQSLPSQFSSTSLFPDWVNGRSASVQDIIMRLDQYKTQLTAVLSTNMDLQGSMKNGPTSPATSSSSLLATDGLTMHRVCLNIPTAADSGDAISSF, from the exons ATGCCGCGGACGGCCGACGGAATGTTTCCGATAGACTCCCCGTGGAACATCTCCTTCGCCGGTTGCGGCTTCCTCGGGATCTACCACGTCGGGGTGGCCAGCTGTCTGCTGGAGCAGGCCCCGTTCCTGGTGCTGGACGCCCGGCACATCTACGGAGCCTCGGCCGGAGCCCTCACCGCCACCGCTCTGGTCACCGGAGTGTGTCTCG GAGAGGCTGGCGCGAGCATCATCGATGTTGCCAAAGAGGCGAGAAAGCGATTCCTGGGACCTATGCATCCCTCCTTTAATCTGGTGAAGATCATGCGTCTCATGCTGGCCCGCATTCTGCCAGATGACTGTCACCATCTAGCCAACGGGCGGTTAGGAATCTCTCTCACCCGCGTGGCAGATGGAGAAAATGTCCTAGTGTCTCATTACAATAACAAGGAGGAGGTGATACAG GCGTGTGTCTGCAGTGCCTACATCCCAGTCTATTGTGGCCTTATTCCTCCTACACTACAAGGCGTG CGATATGTTGACGGAGGGATCTCGGACAACCTGCCTCAGTACGAGCTGAAGAACACCATCACCGTGTCCCCGTTCTCCGGAGAGAGCGACATCTGCCCCAGAGACACGTCGACCAACATACACGAGCTGCGATTCACCAACACGAGCATCCAGTTCACCCTCACCAACCTCTACAGAGTCTCTAGAGCACTTTTCCCTCCAGACCCAATG GTTATGAAGGCCATGTGTAAACAGGGATACAAAGATGCTTTGGACTTTTTAAAGAAGAATG gTTTGCTGAATTTTAATGGACCTCTCAGAGACAGGCCCCTGCTCACTAATGATGAGGGACACAAGCATTTTCACAAGGAGAAGGAGGCGGAAGATGAAAAGCCACATTTAGAGGAAAAAGTAGTGATGTTTCACAGAAGTTCCTCAGTCGAGGAGCATATCATCGCGAACCTTCCACCAGCTCTGCACAAAG cTCTTGTCGAGGCCTGTACTGAGAGGAGGAGCCTGGTGCAGTCGCTTAGCAACCTGCTTCCTATGAGGATGGCGTCGGCCATGATGCTCCCCTACACTCTCCCTCTGGAGTCTGCTGTGTCCATGACTCTCAG ACTTCTGGAGTGGCTGCCAGATGTGCAGGAAGATGTGGGATGGATTCGCGAACAGATATTAAAACTCCTGCAGCATGTTCTTCGCCAGGCCTCCAACAGCATTTCCCAGCATGTGTTTTTAGAGATGAAATG GATTTCCTGTCAACTGGAGCTGCACCAATGCCAGTCGCTTCCATCCCAGTTCAGCTCCACCAGCCTGTTTCCCGACTGGGTGAATGGGAGAAGCGCTTCAGTCCAGGATATCATCATGCGTCTTGACCAGTACAAGACTCAGCTTACTGCAGTTCTGTCTACGAACATGGACCTGCAAGGCTCAATGAAAAATGGACCGACGTCACCAGCTACAAGCTCTTCATCCCTCCTCGCCACAGACGGCCTCACAATGCACAGAGTTTGTCTAAATATTCCAACTGCTGCCGACAGTGGAGACGCCATCAGCAGCTTCTAG